TGTTAAAATGGGTTTCGACACAATAATCTAAATCGAAAATAACACAATTTTTATGGGTTAGGGTTGGGAAAATTAGGTACGAGTTGAAATAGGTCATATCTGTTTAATACGATAATTTTTTAGGCTAGGTTAAGGTCAACATGTTGTGACGAATTGATTcgtttatatttaatatatcattaaaattattaatttatagtTAATAGTAGAGGCGTGATattcaaaagaaaattaaaatattatttatttttcataaaaaataaaaaaatctatacTAGTTagaaaattccttaaaaaaatgtATCTATAACTTATTTgcaaattataattaattgatattaagaattttttttattatattgatattttgtgataaattattttatttatcaattttgtttattttgaactttatatatttttatgtaatGTATTATTCAAATGAGTCAAAGatataataaaaaatgtaaaaCAAATCAAATATATCATACTAATCACAACACGTAATATGTGATAAATCAGGTCATCATGTGAACACAATAAACAGGTTTAGAGTTAAGTTTTCCTGACACAAAGCATAAACGAGTCGAATTGCCAATTAAAATCAACCAATTAGACACGCTACAGCAGAACATGACAAGAATTTCCACTCTTACTACATCcacttttttaataaatattatatttaaatttagcAACTTTTTAGACAAATACTTGTCATATTTTTCCTTTTCAACGGATAAGAGTGATGATCATTATCAAATTTTAATTTGTATGATTTTGTCGTCTGCTTAAAAATCTTGCACATTATCATCATTATAACCATCTTTTAAGTACATAATTTTTGGTTTAATTTAGTTTTTCCTCATTCGACTATGTCCATGCTTTATTCTATACTTTATTATCTTCTATAAAGTTGAATAGTCTAGATGTTCAACATTTTTTGTTTCCTAGCTCAAGGGTTATAGCTTCCCCTATTTTATTGGGGCCAGCCTAATATTTTTGGCCTATAGAAATTGATATCACAGACCAATTAATATTATTCACTATATATTCCAATAATGAGACAATATTTTTCCTCTTTCTTGAGTAACAAGTTATAAGCAACAGACAGATGGGAAAGAGATGAGTAACACAAATCCAACCCAGGAGCAGAGATTGATGCTTGTGCACTTGTTCTGTTCATGTTCAGTAGCAGATAAGCTTTTTATATACAGATACTAGAGATACAATTACTAATTGCAGAAACAGTTTCTCAACCATATGATATGTATGACATAGTAATATCAGCGCTTTATTCAAACTTGCACTTTCAAAGAACTCCATTTTCCTCAGGTTGTCTATGCTGTATTTATTCTGTCTTTATTGACACAGCTCAGTTAGAGTGTTGCCTCAGCTTCTTTCACCACAATTTGACTTTTAAGGAACTCTAGCACTGAATCGAGCTGGCATCCAAACaagtatttttataaattttcagGATTGAAAACACTAACGAAATAAAATTCAGACAAGAAAGGAACCTTACCCGTTGCTGAAGACCGCTTTCTTCTGATTTCAATTTTAAAGGCTCCACCAAATTTATGGCTTCTTGAAATCCATTAACAGCAACATCCTCGTTCCCTAAACTCCTATCCACATCTGCTACTTTTGCAAGTGACACAGCAATGTCCAGAATCTGTAATTATAAGAAAGGGATGAAAAAGCAACACAATGCCAGAGTTAAGAACAACAACAAATCTTCCAAGTAAAGAAAAATGCTCGCGTACATGCAATCATCATTCTAACAGTAATTCGGGGTTTAATATGTTAAGAGTGTGGCCGTGATTAAGAGGAGGAGaagggagagagagtgtgtgCAAGCTAAGAACTATAAAAAGATTTAACATTCACGGTCAAAAGACTTTGAGAGATATGCAtttcatataaatataagatCCAAAAACTTTTCTGCTTAACAATTTCTAAGTTTTGCTGGACTTAATAGGTAAATCTGACAAATAATAGGTTGGTCATTTTATGGCCTAACTTACAATGAGTTGTATATTTTCTGAAGACAATAGATTTTTATTTGAATTGAGCAAAGCCAAGGCCAATTTTCATCTTTTAACAAACGTCGAATCATAAATTTCAGGCAGATAACCAAATTGACTCAACAGATGCTCAATTGTAATATTTAtacaccaaatatatatatatatacacacacacaaaaaTCGAAAACTGCAAAAATGAGGAAAGCTTAATTTGAACACAAACCAAACAAAGTTAATGACAAGTATGATAACACTTTATAGTCCCTACAAGAAGAGGAAAAAAAACCCAGTGATGACATATACTACAAGCCAGAAGAAATTGCTAACCAGAGAAGGAACATTTGGCTTATCCTTGACAGCATCACGCCGAACATTTAAAGACCGGGAATAGTAAGATCTTGTAGCTTGCAGATCTCCTGCGTAATATTTAAGATCTCCAATTTTGTTGAGCGAAACAGAAAGTGTGTGTGTTATCTATAAAACAATGCAAAAACAAATTgtcataattaaataatttggaTGAGATGTAAAATGCCAATTTCACATAGTAAGGTTCTTATGAATTACCTCTAGATCATTTCTTGGTAGTTTAGATAGAAATTCAACACTCTCTTCAAAATAAGAGACGGCAGAAGCAGTGTCACCTGTTGCTCGACTGCAACAAAAATGATAAGTTAGGCGTTCACTATTACAATCACTTAAGTTAGAGATACAAGACAAATAGTTAGTCACCCATTTACTCAAGACATAATGAAAAATATGCAAGTATAAATCCTCCCTACCTATCTCCCCCCTGTTTCCCTTCCTCTCCTTTCATTTTTTGGTAGAGGGATAATAAAGCAACTTTCATTTTCCTCACATGTAACTTCTAGCTCAATTTAAGGTCTGCATGCATGGCTTTTAGATGCAAACCTTCGGCTTCCTGAGCCCAAAAGCCCATGTGAATGAAATATTAAAAGTGGTGTTAGCCTTTTGGAATCTATTTTGAATGAAGCTAGACCTACTTGCGTTTCCCAAGAACTTCAAAACTCTTATTAATACTTATCTTCTACTATTTTTAAACTAATATTCCCAATAAAATGCAACTGTTATTAGAAAAAGACCTGGAGCTACTAAATGTTTGAGACATGACATCTTCCCTGGAAGTGTTCTTCACTATCTCACTATGTGTGGATACAATAAACAAGAACACCATAGCTTTACAAAGTTTGGCTAGCTCGTGTCAGATATAGCAAAATTACATATTAAAACACGCTCTTCATATCAACACCAGTAGCAATAAGCTAAAAATTTCAAGCTTTAACATCAGCCAACAATAGTGGTACAATGAATAATTTGATTGCgcacaacaacaaaaacaaacaaacaagtCTTAAAAAAACATAGACGAAGACAGTAAATGAGAGGACATACCAGCAGTCACCAAGCATACCGAGAACCGCTCCAAGCTGAGAACATAACTCCGAGGTGTTACCCATTTTTTCTAACTGATCTCTAATGTCTTCGGCACAAAGACAGAGCCTGGACTTGGCACTTTCTATATTTTGGGCCCGAAATGCCTGCAGGTAAAGTGTTGAAGCCAGCTATTAATAAACCAGAAAAATGCAACACCAGAATACAACATAAACTAGCCAATACCAAATTCTCTAAAAGAAATATGAATAACGTCAAGAACACCAGCAGAAAAGCAAGAAAGACTGACCCTCATGGCATGTTGAAACAAGAAAGCACCTCTCTCCAAAGACACATCCTCATAAATCACTGTCTTATTTTTAGGAGACTCAGCCACAGCTTCCTCTTTATTATTCTCAGTATTACTGTCAATTTCCTGTGTTCTCTTAATTCTAGCATGACCTTCAATGAATCGATCCACCAAGCTCTGGATCTTCTCATCATCTTCGATCTTCTCTATATCAGCTCCACATAATGGACAGTCCTTAAACTTTGAAATACAGCCTCTAAActccaacaacaacaacaaaatgaaAATTAACCAACACCCACCAAAATTTAAATACTAAAAAACAAATgatacacacacaaaaaaaaaccaAACATTAATCAATCAATACACTGTTTCTTACTTGCAAAAAGCATGAGAACAAGGTACACATCTGCTACATTGAAAGATAAGCGCTTGGCATATGATGCAGCTAAGTGGGCCAATCTTCAGTTTCTGAGAATCATATCCAAAAGGGCATTTCGCCTCCACCACTGGTGACGGTGATTGCTGCTGTGGTTGTGATGGTTTATTGTTTTTGATGTTAttagtagcagtggcagtagaaGAATCAAAACCAAAGGGACATTTCTTTGTAGAACTCTCGTCTGGGCGAGAGGCTTTGACGAATGGGCAAACTGGTGTAGTCATCTTCTGCAACAATCAACACCTAATCTTAGTCTTCAAATCAATCCCTCATTTAAAATCCCCAAATtttatgattaaaaaaaaatcccctaatTTTGTGTAATTATTAGAAAAGAATGAGCTTCCGGGCAATGAATGAGAGAAACGTCCTTACCTAGTACAATGGTATGGGATGAGACGACGTCGTTTTAAACTTCGTCTTCTTCTCCTTCTGCAATCTTCGTCTTCTGGGGAAGAAAATGAGATGTGAATTGTGTTCGGTGGTAGATGCGATTAATTTGTTCAACTTTCTAGATATTttatcttttctttcttttttttcaaaaatgacccttttttttccctttattatattttgctttctttttttcttttttgtaaaaGAAAGTATGTATAAAT
This genomic interval from Humulus lupulus chromosome 8, drHumLupu1.1, whole genome shotgun sequence contains the following:
- the LOC133797941 gene encoding protein NCA1, giving the protein MTTPVCPFVKASRPDESSTKKCPFGFDSSTATATNNIKNNKPSQPQQQSPSPVVEAKCPFGYDSQKLKIGPLSCIICQALIFQCSRCVPCSHAFCKGCISKFKDCPLCGADIEKIEDDEKIQSLVDRFIEGHARIKRTQEIDSNTENNKEEAVAESPKNKTVIYEDVSLERGAFLFQHAMRAFRAQNIESAKSRLCLCAEDIRDQLEKMGNTSELCSQLGAVLGMLGDCCRATGDTASAVSYFEESVEFLSKLPRNDLEITHTLSVSLNKIGDLKYYAGDLQATRSYYSRSLNVRRDAVKDKPNVPSLILDIAVSLAKVADVDRSLGNEDVAVNGFQEAINLVEPLKLKSEESGLQQRLDSVLEFLKSQIVVKEAEATL